The genomic stretch GGTCGCCGCTGGTCGCGTCGAGCAGGCCGCGGACGTTGCCGTTGGCGTCGTAAACGGGCAGGCGGATCGTCGCGGAATCGGCGATTTGAAGCAAGGCTCCGACGCCGCCTGCGCCGCCGAGACTCGCCGAGATGTCTAGGCCCCAGAGGAAATTGCGCGCCACCATAAAGGTGGTCCCGCCGGAGACGCTGATCTCGGAGACGATGTTCCAACCCTCGTAGAGATAACGCGATTCCGAGGCGATGGCGGCGCCCGGTCCGCCGTTGCGCACGATCTTGCCGACCCGTCGACCAGCGTAATCGTAGGTGAAGTCGAGGTGCTTGGTGCCGTCTCTCTTCGTCGCGGAGTGGAGACGGTTTTCGGCATCCCATTTGAACGTCCATGTGCCCGAGGTGGAGGACGGGCCGTCGGAGGTCAGATTGCCGTCCGCATCGTATTCGCGAACAACCGTCGCCCTGCTGCCGTATTGATTGAGCGCATTGACGACGTAGTCGATGTTCGGTGATCCAACCCGGTACTCAAGCTCGCGGTTGCCGGCGTTGTCGTAATCCCAGCGACGGTAGCGGTTGTCGATCGATATACCGTCGGAGATGCGCTTCGCCTCGGTTTTGAGAACCTCCTCGCGCAGGCTGAACTGATGCGTCGTATCGATGCCAGCGGATTGGCCCAGTGCGGAGGAGAGAGGGTCGGTGTGCCTTTCACCGGTGCGGGCCCCGACCCAGTCGTAATCGTAGATGAAGTTTGCGCGGTTCGCGCCGTTCCATGTGGTCGTGACTCCGTCCAGAAGGTTGCGCCAGTCCTGCCAGTAGTTCGTGCGCTGGAAATTGCCGGAGGCGACGGTGACGATCCGGTTGCTGGAAGGATGATACCCGTAGGTGAAGACGCGCGAAACGCTCCGCAGCGACTCCAGACTCGTGATGTTCTCCAACCGCCCGGTGGCGGCTTGGTATTCGTAGGCGTTGCTCTGGATCGAAGCAGCGGTCGAGCCGGCACCGACCTGGAAGCCGGTGCTGCGGCCGATGGCGCCGGATGTGGCGTAGGTGTAGGTGAGCTTCTTGTTGTCGCTTCCGAAATACGACGGGAACGTTTGGGTCTCGAGCTGAAGATCGCTCGTGGTGCGGTAGGTGAAGGTGCGGTCGACGGTGACTCCACCCAGCTTTTCGGTGACGGAGGCGAGGCGCCCGAGCCGGTTGTATTTGTAGCCGACGGGATCAGTTGCGACGTTCTGGCCGGTCGTGCCGCTGTTCGGGTAGGATACCTGCTTGAGTTCGCCCCGGGCGCCGTCGGACGGGGTGCTGGCGTCGTAGTAGGCGTATTGGGTCTGCGTGCCGCGCGCCCACGTGCGGGTGCCGGGCTGATTGAACCCCGTGAAGGTGAAGCTCACCGTCGCGCTGGAGCCGCCGTTGGCCGGATAGACCTTCGAGGTGACGAGGCCGGTGGTGGCGTCGTAGTTCCAAGTGGTGGTGTCGGCCGTGGCGGCAGCGCCCGGCCACGTGGCCGCGTTCCAATTGACCGCGTTGCCCGCGTCGCGAAAAAGCTTCATGGAGGTGCGCCGGTTGAAGTCGTTGTAGACGTACTCGACCGGTTTCGCTCCGTTCCCCCACGTGCGCAGGAGATTGCCTCGCAAATCGTATTCATAGCGCGTGGCGGCTACCGATCCGACCTTCTTGTAAACCTCGTGCAGGACCATACGGCCGGCGCTGTCGTAGTGATGCGTCTGCCACTCCGTGCCGATGACGCCCGGTTCCATATAGGCGTTGCGGACGTTCTTCACCGCCGTCGTACCCGGGTAGTAGGTGTACGACTCGAGCACGTCTTCGCGGCCCTGCGTCTTCCAGCGCCGCCCGTAGCTGTCGTAATGGTGGGTCGTCGGGACTCCCTCGATCGAGACGGCGCTGCTGAGCCAGCCGTTCACTGAAGTCGTCGTCCCGGTGTTCGTTGCGCCGGGACGGGTGGTCGACGTCTGCGTCGTGGCCGTGGCCGGCGAGTGCCTGGTGGTGGTGATCACGGCGGTGGACGGCTCGTTGGACCCTGTGTAGTGGGCGTTCGCCAGCTTGGTCTTGGTGTGGATGGTCGGGGTGGTCGTGCCGCCGGTGGCGTAGGCGTTGAGCTGCTGGAGGGTGGTCGACTGCGTGCGCAATGTCGAGGAGCTGTCGACGTAGACTTTGCGCTCGAGCTTCGACCAGACGGTCTCGAGAGAGCTGATGTTTCCGATCAGTCCGGAAACGGCTTCCGTGGCGGCGAAGGCCGAATAGACGTTCGTCGTGATGCGATCGGGTCCGGCGGTGTCGACCGTGCCGTTTTCGTCGACGTCGAGGCACTCCTGCACGAGGCGTCCGAGCACGTCGTAGGCGAAGAGCGTCGGCGGCCCCATCGGGGTGGAGTCGAAGTCGGCCACGTCGGACGAGTTCGCCTGCACCGTGCGCTGGCGTTTCACCCGACCGATGCCGTTTCCGGTGGTGTGGTAGTCGAATACCGTGGCGATGCGCGCGCTGTTGTAGCCGGGAGTGGTCGTGCGGATGGGGCGACCGAGCCAATCGGTGATCTCGTAAACGTATCCGCCGTGCGGCGGCGTCCGCTTGCTCCAGGTGTTTCCGCCGGAGTCGTGCCCGTACGTGACGGTATCGGAGTTTACTCCGCCGTAGACGGCGGTTCCCGACTCGGTATGCACACGTCCGTCGAGGTGGTTCGTCAGGATGCGCGTGCCGCTGTTGGGCAACGTGATCCGAGTGCTGCGGGGGTTGCCGCCGAAGAAGTAGGCGTACGAGGTGGTCAGGTTTCCATTCGGTCCGTTTTCGACCGTGGCGGTGATCCGGCCGGCTTTGTCGTAGGACGTGGAGACGAGCAGGTCTTCGATGCTGGTGGTCGCGGAAGCCTGTGTGCGGACGCTCGTGACCCGACCTGCGCCGTCGTATGCGTGGATCGTATGGATGCTGTTGGCCGGAAGATTGGCGGGCTGTCCCGCTTTCGGTGCCTTGACCTCGGTCGTGCGCCAGCCCGCGGAGTTGTATTGGAAGGTGCGAGCGACCCCCGAGGGATCGGTGTTGGCGATCAGCAGGCCGCCGGCCCACGTGTTCGTTTCCGAGTACCACCAGTTGCTCGGATGCGTGCCGGAGGAGAGGCTCGTCCGATACGGCACGATTCCCTTGAGGAATTCCCAACGCCGCCCGCCGGTCGAGCGCCAGGCACTCTCGGCACGGATACCGGAGTGCTGGAGGACGAGCGTTCCGTCGAAGGCATGGACGGAAGTCTCGAAGGTGGACCCGCCGTCGACCACACCGGAAGGTCCAAGCAGTTCACTCCGAACGAGCCATTCGGTCCCTTCGGCCAGCGGCACGAAGCTCCAGAACGTCGAGTCGCGCACGCCACGCGCATACGTCCAGACCTGTTTCGTCCCATCCGCCGCGGTGGCGTCGTAGGGCTGGCCGGGCAGATACCCACGAGTAATCTCGTACTGCCCGTTGGGAAGGAGCGCCATGCCGGCATCCTCGCGGTAGGCGCGGGAGATCGTGGTGAGGAAACCGGTGGAACTGTAGTAGCTCTTCGTTGTCGCCTCGACCAGTGGACGCGACACGCTGTATGCAGTGCCTGAGTAGGTCACGCTTTCCGTGACGGTCGTGTCCGCATAAGTGCTCGTGGTTTGTCCGATCACGGCCGTGTTCACCTTGCGCACGACGGAATTCGGCCGGGTCCGCCTGAATCCGGTGAGGTCGAACGCATACTCGTACTCCGTGACGAGTCCGGTGGCGTAGTCCGCGGCCGTCGGACCCGAAGGCCCGGAGCCCCACGGTTCGTAGGTGGTCTTGATCATCCCGAGCCGGGCGATGTCGTCGTAATAGGCGTAACGGATCCACTTGCCCGAAGGCTCGATCGCGTAGAGCAATCGAGTGTAGCCGCCCCATGCGTTCGAGTTGGTGTTGTAGGCGTAGGAGGTGACGAGTGAATTCGACCCGCCGTAGCCCTCGACCTTCGAGACCAGCTCCGTGCCCCACGCGTAGTTCGCGAACGTGTTGTAAGTGTCGGAGGCGAGCACGTCCGAACCGTCGTAGACCTGCACGCGCTCGTTCAGTCCGCTGTTGCTATAGGTCCATCGACTCCACGACGGTCCTTTGGGCAGACTCCCGGCGACGAGCGCGTTGGTGGTCCAATCGACAACATCCCACTGTACCTGCCCTGCTGGTTGTCCGCCGACCTGACGGAGTTCGGTCCTCCACGTATTGGTCGCGGTCTGTCCTGCGCTGTTCAGACGCGCGGTCTTGGTGATACGCAGTTTCGCGGAATTCGTGTAAGCGAACGGGGTGGTGTTCTCTACGAGGTACTCGACGAACGGCTCTCTACCAGAGATCGGTTGCCAGAGATTGTTCGTCAGCGTGGTGCTGATGTCGCTGCGGGCGTAGAACTTGATCGTGAAACCTTCCGCGCCCCCGCTCGCAGGGGCGATCTCGGCCAGGCATTGGTTGGCGAAGATCTGGTAGGTGTTCGCCGAGGATCCCGTCCCGTAGTAGTGAACCACCTCCGCGCTGGAGGTACTGTAGACGAGCGAGCCGGTCTGGAATGTCGCCGCCGTGAATGCGTTCAGATTCGTCTGCCGCAGCGCGACGACGCCCGCCGCCGAGCCGTTCTTCAGCGAGCCTAGTCCCACTGTCCAGATGAGACGTCCGGGGCGAAGCGAAGATGCCTCGCCCGCTCCTGCGCCCTCGCCGCTCTCCACTCGCAGCGTGACGTTCCATCCGGGCGATTTCGGCACGTATCCTCCCTAGGCGTTGACGGACGACACGCCATATTGCTCGACGTTGTCGATGAACACCCTGTATCCCGCGGGCGCGGCCACCGCCACTTGGAAGGCGGAGCGCACGTTGAGGCACGTGAGGCCCATGGTGTACGACTTTCCCGGCGTGAGCTGAGCCGTGAGCGAGAACGTCTTGCTCGCCACGGTCTGTTCATAGCTGCTGACAGAGGCCGACTTCGAGTAGCCGCCGACGTTGACGCCGATCGCGCTTGTGACCCACGCATACCCAGGGGCCGGGCTCTGGCCCATAACGGCGCCCAAAGCGACGATCTGCACGGGCACCGTCACCGGATCCTCCATCACTTGCGCGAAGGATCGAACGGCATCGAGCGAGAGCAGCGCACAGGCCGAAAACGCGGCACGGGCGAGGCGGTGCTTCATTGCGGGGTATCTCGAGGAGTTCATGGTGCGGATCTCACTCACCGGAGGCCTTCTCCGCTTCTTCGAGGAGCAGTTGCTCCTTCAGCTTCTCCTCGGTGGCGGCCTCCGCGAGGTCGAGCCGGGCTCGACCCTCGGAGGCGGCCGTGTTCTCGGGATCGCGTCTCGAGACCTGCTCGTAAGCGCGTCGCGCGCGCGCCGAATCCCGCAACACCAACTCGTGGATTCGCGCCTCGATCAGTCCGGCCCAGATAGCCTCCCGACGCCCTTCGCGCCCTTGCACGCGACCAAGCGCCGCGAGCGCGCGCACGGCCGCCTTCGCCGCGAGTTCGCGCTCTCCGTCCTCCGCCAACACGAAACTGATCGCGGCGAACTCCTGTCCCATTTCGTCGTCGTCCGCCCGTCCGGTCGGTCGCTCTCGATTCACCCGGGTCAGGCGACTCGCCGCTTCATCGAAATCGCCGCGCCGCGCAGCCGCCAACGCCGCCTCGCGCGCTGCTCGCCATTCGATGTCGCCGGGCGCTTCCTGAGCGGACGTTCGGGGCGGAACGACGAGTGAAACAGCCCATGCGCAGACAACCAGCGCAGTGGAGCGAACGCGGGAGGCGAGTCCATGAGACTTCGAGAACGGATGGTGCGACATGCTCGTGCAAGAACCACGCGATCGGCACTCTGCTTCGACACACTTACCAGAGGCCGACCGCTGGAGACAGACTGTGAGGCAATCCGGGGAACGGGGGCGGCGAAGCACGGGGATTGCACGAGGCGAGCTTCACCATCGGCTCATCGTCGACTGCCAACGCTTTTACCCCCCCCCCGTGTCGGCTCGCGCAAAAAGAATGTACGCCGTCGACGCATCTGACAGCGGCGCTGATTGGCGCAATGAGCGGGCCGCTTACGAAAGGGCGGCGACGTTCGCAGACACAGTCGGCGGGCGTCGCACGACGCGATCAGCAATGATCGCGTCCACCTCCAGCGCTGGGACGGAACGGCATTCTTGCGTTTCTTTGCGTTCACTTGCGGCCATTCCTTTCGGGTTTGGAGGTCCTCGCGCGTGGCTACGGCCACGAGAACATGAGGACGGACGGCGCGCTACGCGCAGCGGGACCTGCGCGTCCATCTTGCAACCGTGCGGATGCGGACGGCCTCGGTTGACTGACCGGACAGGATCCGACTCCCGGGGGCAACACCACCTTTGCAGTAGTTTACTCCCGCGCGGCAGGTTCGCACTGACCGAGGCCGGCCGTGGACTGGCGGAGTCGAGCACTTGGTCGCCCGAAGTCAGGCCGCGAAAGCGCCCGGCTTCCCTGAGAAGTCGCCCACCAATTGTTCTGGAGCCGTTCGCATCCGTGGCGCGGACGGAGCCGCGCCCTCCATTTGCCTCGCTTGCGCGTCGGCGTAGAGGACGGGAAGCCGTGTCCGCCGCGTTGGATATGCGCACCCTTGGGCGGCTCCCGAGCCTTGACGGCCACCGGCTGCGTCCGGTTCGGTCCCGGCCTTCATGCTCACGATTGCCGACGTTTCCAAATCCTACGGGCCGCGCACCCTCTTCTCCGAGGTTTCGCTCTTCATCGCCCGGACCGATCGCTTCGGCCTCGTCGGTGCCAACGGCGCGGGCAAGTCCACCCTCTTCAACCTCATCCTCGGACACGAGACGCCCGACGAAGGCACGATCACGTGGGAGCGCGGCTCGGATTTCGGCTTTCTCCCGCAGGAAAGCGCCCCCGTCGGCGACGAGACGGTCCTCGAAATCGCCACCAGCGGCAAGAAACTCGATCTCGACGGTGACGACGATCACGGCTGGGACGAGATCGACTGGTCGCTCGAACCCCGCGCCAAGTCCATCCTCGCCGGTCTCGGCTTCCGCGAAGAAGACCATCACAAGGCCGCCAAATCCTTTTCCGGCGGTTGGGTGATGCGCGCGCACCTCGCCCGTCTCCTCGTCAGCGAGCCCGCCCTGCTCCTCCTCGACGAGCCGACCAACCACCTCGATTTGGAAGCGCTGCTCGACAAGCTCCAACGCCTCTACGGGAGCGTGCCCCCCGTCAGATCCGCACCCGTCCCCTGAGTCTCCATACACATCCCACGATCCCCACCCGTTGCCTATTCTTCACCCGCATCGGCAGCGTCGCATGCGGCGACACCGAACTGCCCGAGCCGGGCCCCGATGACGTCGTGATTAAGACATCGCTCTCGTCCATCAGCCCGGGCACGGAGCTGCGCTGCCTCGCGGGCGAGCAGGACGGGCTCGGTCGCGATCACTTTCCCTTCATCCCGGGCTACTCGCTCGTGGGGACGGTGGTGCGTGCCTCCGGCCGCCATGCCGGACTGGTCGGGCAGATGGTGTTCTCCTCCGGCGCCCGACGCGCGGGGCATACGACCGCGTGGGGCGGTCACATCGGCGACGCCGTCGTGCCGGGCGACTCGGTCGTGCCGATTCCGGACGGCATCTCCCCGAGGACGCGGTGATGGCGAAACTCGCCGCCATCGCGCATCGCGGCGTGTACCTGGCCCGGCCGCAGGCCGGCGAGGATGTCGTGGTGGTCGGGCTCGGGCCGATCGGGCAGATGTCGGCGCGCCTCTTCGCCCAGGCCGGCGCCCGCGTGCTCGCGGTGGACCTGAGCGCCGGGCGGGTTGGCCTCGCGGCGGCTGCAGGTATCCACGCTATGGTGTCAACCGACGGCCTGGAGGCGAGCGTGCGCCGCGTGCTGCCCCAAGGCGCGTCCATCGTCGTGGATGCGACCGGCGCAGGCAGCCTGCTGGGCCGGACGATGAGCCTGCTGCGCGACAAGCCGTGGGACGACTCCGACTCCGCCGGCGGCCGGCTCGTCGTGCAAGGAAGCTACCCCGCTGAAATCTCCCTGCCGAGCACCACGGCTTTCGCGAAGGAGATGACGATGCTCTGGCCGCGCGACAGCCAGCGACGCGACATGGAGCGGATCTTCACCCTGCTGCAGACGGGCGCACTCTCGTTTGCCGGGTTGCTCGGCGGGGTGTATCCACCCGGCGAGGCACAGGCGGTCTACGATCGTCTCCGCGACACGCCGGGCACCTTCCTGACGGCAGCCTTTCGCTGGTGATCAACCACCCCCGACTTACGACGACATGCTCCTCCACAGACTGATCCTAGCCGCCCTCGCCTTCTCGACCTCGTTCGCCAGCGCACAGCACCTCGTCGTCAGCCCGGACGCACGGTATCTGCAGCGCGCCGACGGCACCCCGTTCATCTGGATCGGCGACACCGCCTGGGAACTCTTCCATCGGCTCGATCGCGAGGAGGCCGCCCACTACCTGCAACGGCGCGCGGCGCAGGGCTTCACCGTCATCCAGGCGGTCGCCCTGGCGGAGAACGACGGCCTGCGCGTCCCCAACGCCTACGGCGAGGTGCCGCTCGTCGACCTCGATCCCGCGCGGCCGAACGAGCGCTACTTCGCCCACGTGGACTGGATCGTGAACGAGGCCGCCCGGCTCGGGCTCACCCTCGGGCTGCTTCCCACCTGGGGCGACAAGCTGTACTCGAAACACCCCGGTGCGGGCCCGATCGTCTTCAACCCGCAGAATGCCCGTGCCTTCGGCACCTACCTCGGCTCGCGCTACCGCGGAAACCCCATCGTCTGGATACTCGGTGGCGACCGCGGCATCGACTCACCCGAGGTGCTGGAGACCTGGCGCGCCATGGCGCGTGGCCTGCGCGAGGGCGATGGGGGTGCGCACCTGATCACGTTTCATCCGCGCGGAGCCACCAGTTCGGCAGACCAGCTGCACAACGAGCCCTGGCTGGACTTCAACATGTACCAGAGCGGGCACGCCCATCGCTACATTCGCGTCCACGCCTATGCGGAGCGCCTCGCGCTCCTCCGCCCCCGCAAGCCGTTCCTCGATGCCGAGCCTGCCTACGAGGACATCCCGGTCGCCTTCTGGGAGTTCGTCGACTGGAAGAATCCGCAACGCGTGCCGGCCGGTGTGCTCGACGAGAGAGGGTTGGTCGTCGACCGCACGCACTTCGCCAAGGGTTTCTTCACCGACCACGACGTGCGCGTGCATGCCTACTGGAACTTCCTCTCCGGTGCCTGCGGCTACACCTACGGCAACAACGCGGTCTGGCAGATGTACCAGGCCGGTCGCGACATCGCGATACCCTGCGTGCAGGAATGGCGCGAAGCGATCGAGAGCCCCGGGGCCGCGCAGATGCGCCATGTGCGCGCGCTGCTCGAGGCGCACTCCCTCGCGCTGCTCGTGCCTGACCAGTCGCTGGTCCACGGCCCCAATCCCGAGGGCCCCGATCATGTGCGCGCCGCAGGCTCGCGGGACGACTCGTTTCTCCTCGCCTACCTGCCACGCGGCCGATCCGTGGACCTCGCGCCCGGCACGATGGCCGGCGACTCGGTCCGCGCCCGCTGGTTCGACCCGCGCACCGGCGCCCATCTGCCGGCCAGCGCAGTCGCCGCGGGGGATATCCGGAGGTTCACCCCACCGGACTCCGGCGAGGGGCGCGGTTGGGTGCTCGTCCTCGATCGTCCGGTCGCCCGTTAGCCCGGCTGCCGGCGCCGGTCGGGCTTCCCACCCATCGACTTCGCGCTCAGACAGCCGGAGGCCGAAACTGGAGTCGAAACGGAGTCATGTTCCGTGGTTTGTTTTCGAACCGATTTGCGTGGGAGCTTCGCAACCGAGGCGAACAACCACGCGCTGACGAGCCGGCTGGTCTTGTGCAGACTGC from Opitutales bacterium ASA1 encodes the following:
- a CDS encoding glycoside hydrolase family 140 protein translates to MLLHRLILAALAFSTSFASAQHLVVSPDARYLQRADGTPFIWIGDTAWELFHRLDREEAAHYLQRRAAQGFTVIQAVALAENDGLRVPNAYGEVPLVDLDPARPNERYFAHVDWIVNEAARLGLTLGLLPTWGDKLYSKHPGAGPIVFNPQNARAFGTYLGSRYRGNPIVWILGGDRGIDSPEVLETWRAMARGLREGDGGAHLITFHPRGATSSADQLHNEPWLDFNMYQSGHAHRYIRVHAYAERLALLRPRKPFLDAEPAYEDIPVAFWEFVDWKNPQRVPAGVLDERGLVVDRTHFAKGFFTDHDVRVHAYWNFLSGACGYTYGNNAVWQMYQAGRDIAIPCVQEWREAIESPGAAQMRHVRALLEAHSLALLVPDQSLVHGPNPEGPDHVRAAGSRDDSFLLAYLPRGRSVDLAPGTMAGDSVRARWFDPRTGAHLPASAVAAGDIRRFTPPDSGEGRGWVLVLDRPVAR